The following is a genomic window from Sandaracinaceae bacterium.
GCGGCCGAGGGGCGCCGTCCCAGCCCGTCCAGGTGGCGCGCCGCCGTCTGCAAGAGGGGGTTCACCCGCTCGACCACGCGCGCGCGGCGACCGAAGGCGGCGTCCTCCACGGCCGGCGCCACCGCCTCGGCGAGGGACGACGCCAACTCCTCGGGCAGCTCCCGCGTCTCGCTGCCGAGGTGGAGGTCGCCCAGGGGCGCGGGGGTCACCCCTCGCTCACGGAGCGCCGCCTCGAGCTGCGCCGCGAGTTCCGCCTCGTCTGGGGTCAGCTCTCCGGCCGTGGCAGGGACGACGAGCCACGCCTGCTCGGCCGGCTGAGCGGCGGCGGGGGCGGCGGCGGCGAGCAACAGGCAAACGAGCCAGCGCGCGCGCGAACGGATGATGTCTTTCACCTCTTCTCGCTCCTCAGTTGAATCGGATGACGACTTGCTCTCGCTCCCCGGGGGAGACCTCGACGACGCGGGACCTTCGCTGCCCGGCGTAGGTGGCGACCACGCGGTGCCTACCCGGGCTGACTCGGTGCGGGGTGCGCACGCTGACCGGGCGGCCGTCGATGCGGACATCGCCGAGTGGGACGACCACGACGCTGATGAACCCAGGGCGCTCCGGCCGAGCCGGCGCCCCCGCGTCTTCGGGCGTGGGCTGGGCGACCTCGGTGGAGGGCATCGAGCCCGCGTCCGGCCGTGACGCCCCCGCGTCGCTCGCGGCCGCTGGCGCCGCGGGAGGGGAGGGATCCTCCGGGGGAGCGACCGCCGCGGCCGGCCTCTCTCGTGCCCCGTCGTTCTCGGCGAAGAGGCCCCCCAGCGCGAACGCGGCGGCGCCGGCGCCCAGCGCGACGACCGCGAGGACGCCGAGCGCGGCCGCCAGGAGGGCGCGCCTCGGCTGGCTTGCGGACGAGGGGGGGCGCTCGGGGCTGGAGGGGAGGGCGGGGGACGCCGGAGCCGCCTCCTCGGAGAGCCGCGCCGCCGCTCCCTGCGGCAGGGGCTGCGTGGCGTGCGGCGGAATCTCGTGTGGTGGAGTCTCGTCTCTACGGACTCCGGAAAGGTCGCCGTGCTCCGCCTCGGGCGTGGGAGCCGAGGCTCCGGAGCTGGGAGCGGGAGCCGGCTTGGGGCTCGGCGTCGGGCGGGCGCCCGGCATGCTGGGCACGGTGTCCTTCGCGAGCAGGTCGCGCACGAAGGTGGCCCGGTGCGTCGGCAGCCCGAGCCCCGCCTCGACGAGGCGTCTCACCACCTCGTCGGCGGTGGCGACGCGCTCCCGGAGGCCGGGGGTGAGCATCGCCTCGATGACGTCGCGCAGCGCCTGGGGGGCGTCGGGGGCGACCTCGTGGATGGAGCGCCGCCGCGGCGGGTCGGCGCGGACGTTGATCAGCGCCCACGTCCCGCTGCCCACCCCCGGCGGGGTGCCGAGGGTCGCGTCCTCGAACGGGCGGAAACCGCACAGCAGCTCCCAGGCCGTCACCCCGAGCGCCCAGAGGTCCACCTTGTGGTTGAAGGTCACCGCGTCGGACGCGGCCTCGGGCGAGAGCACGGTCAGCAGCTCGGGGGCCATGTAGGAGTGCGTGCCGATGAAGCTGCTGGTGCGGGTGGCCTGGTACTGACCCTCGCGCTGCATCTTGCCGATGCCGAAGTCGGCGAGCTTCACCAACCCGTTCCCGCTGACGAGGATGTTCTGTGGCTTCACGTCGCGGTGGATCACCGCCTCGTGGTGGGCGTAGGCGAGGGCCTGCGCGGCCCCGACGACGATGTACGCCACGTGCCGCGGGTCGAGGCCGCGGGGCTTGGTCATCTTCAGCAAGCCGGCCGCGTCGACGCCCTCGACGTACTCCATCACGACGTAGGGCAGCCCGGGCGCGCCCTCGGGCGCTCCTTCGGGGCGGTCCTCCCCCGCGTCGATGATGGCGACGATGTTGGGGTGCGAGAGCTTCGAGGCGAGGTCGATCTCGCCATAGAAGAGCGAGAGGAGCCGCTCGCCGTGCTCCTCGTGCTCGAGGATCTCGCGCTTGATGCGCTTGATGCAGACGCGGCGGTCGCGGAGGTTGGGCTGCACCGCCACGAACACCTCCCCGAAGCCGCCCTCGGCGAGCTTCCGCTCCACGGGGTAAGGCCCGATCTGCGCCGGAGCGCTCACCCGACGCTCCTCCCCGCGCCTTCACTTGCCGCCACGACCATCCCCCCTCTGGCCTCAGCCTGCGTCCCTGGTCTTCTTCGGTACCTTCTGGCGCACGCCGCTCTGCGCTGGGGTCAGCATCTCCCAGGCCTCGACCCCGAGGGCCTCCGCCAGGCGCGTGATGGTCGCCAGCGTGGGGTTGGGGACGCCGTCCCCGCTCTCCAGCGAGACGAGCTGTCGCCAGTTCACCCCCGAGCGCTCGTGCAGCTCGCGGTAACTGAGTCCGTGCATGGCTCGCAGCTCGGCCAGTCGTGCGCGGAAGTGCTTCAAGGTGCGTAGGTAGAACGCCGACTCCTTGGCGTCGACCATGGTCGTGCTCACGCGATCTTTCTTCTGCGCCATGCGGCCCCCGTTGCAGGAGTTGCACGGGTGTACCACCGTGCTGCTACAGGGTGCAATGCCATCGGCGAGACTCATGTCGTATGTCTCGAGATATCGTGGTTGCGTGCTTCGTGCCGCAGTGCTATTCGAAGCACCGCCCGAGAGGGTGGACTGGGGGACGGTGATGCGAGCAGGCGAGGGAACGCTCTGGCGGAGGTTCGGGTGAGCGAGTGGGGCTCCGAGGGGCGCCCGCTCTGGAAGCTGGGCCACCGGGCGCGGCATCTCTCCGACGAGCTGCTGGTGCTCGTGCTGGAGGCGTACCGCGAGGGGCGGAGAGACGGGGTGGGGTGGTTCGCGGGGGAGCTCACCACCCGCCTCGCCGCGATGGAGTCGGAGGGTGAGCGAAGCCATCGCGGGCTCGGTCCCGAGGGCGTCGAGCGGTTGGAGGCGACCTATGGCTCGGCCTCGGGGTCGCCCGTCGTCGCGGCTCACTTTGGCAGCGCCGCGATGACGCTGGCGGACGTGCGCGCCATCATCGGGCGTTTGCGTGGGGGCCAGGCGTGACGAACGGGGCGTTGCCCGTCGTCGAGGGCTTCGTCGTCCTCGATCGGCTGGCGGACACCAGCACCGCGGAGCTGTTTCGAGCGAGGCGCGCCGACGGAGGGCCGGTCGTGTGCCTCAAGCGGGTGCGGGCCCGCTACTGCCTCGACGAGGTCTTCGTCGCCGAACTCGCCGCGGTGGGCTCGCGGGCCGCCCTGTTGAGGCACCCCAACGTGGTGCGGGTCCACGGCTGGAGCCAGGCGGACGCTGGCTTCCTCGTCGTGATGGAGCTCGTCGAGGGACCCGACCTCGCCACGCTCTTGCGAGAGCGGGGTCCGCTCGAGCCATCCGTGGTGGCGCACGTGGGCGCGAGCCTGGCCAAGGCGCTCGCGTACATCCATCACCGCGACGGCGAGCGGGAGCCGCTGATCCACTTCGACGTCACCCCGCACAACGCGCTGGTAGACGGGAGCGGCGCCGTGAAGCTCAGCGACTTCGGGTTGGCGAAGGCCCTCGGGACAACCGGCGCGGCGACGCTGACCCGGGAGCGCGGGAAGGCGGGCTACCTCGCCCCCGAGCAGCTCGAGCCCGGGCCGGTCACGGCCGCAGTGGACCTGTTCGCGCTCGGCCTGATCCTCTGGCAGTGCCTCGTCGGCACCCACCCCTACGTCGAGCGATGCCCCCCGAGGCGCGCGTTGGAGCGCTGGATCCCCGCGCAGCTTTCGAAGAACGCGCGCCGGAGTGTCTCCGAGGCCGCGCCCACCGCCCCCGCAGGGCTCTGCGCGACCATCGAGCGGCTCCTGCAGCCGGTGGAGGCGCGCACGTCGGCGCCGGAGGAGGTGGTGGCCTCGTTGGAGCCGCACGTCAGATCCAGCAGCGCCGCCTCCCTGGGGCGCCTGGCGAGCGAGGTGGTCGGGTGAGCGCGCGAGAGGTCGCGCGGGTGCTGCTGGTCGCTCACCCATCCCGTCGGCGACAGTTGACGCCGTGGCTGACCGTGGAGGGGGAGCCGGTCGGCTACTCCCTCGAACACTACTCTCTCGAAGACGAGGTGTCCGACGTCGCGGCTGGCGCGTCGGAGTGGGACGTGATCGTCGTCGACGGGGAGTCCTTCCCTGATGAGCGTGGGCGGCTCGCGCTCCTGCGCCGTCTCGACGAGCGCCCTCGCGTCAGCGCCGTCGTGTACGTCTGCTCGCGGCTGCCGCTCGACCGCGAGATCGAGCACGCCTCGCGCTACTGCGACGACTGGATCCTGCCGGGGTGGGCGCACCCCGAGCGCGTCCGGCGGCGCATCCAGGTGATCGCGCTCGCGCCGTGGCGACGCCAGCTGGCGGTGCGTCTCCGCGCCGAGCGAATGGGCGAGGCCCGGCTGCAAGTCGTGGGCGGCACTGGCGAGGCGCTGCCTCGCAGTGGCCGCGCGGGCCACGCGCGCGGGTTCGTGCTCCTCGAGCGGGCGTACCAGGCGGGGGCGACGCCGGCCATGGTCGCCGACGCGTACCACGAGGGCCGACGCGCCGCGGTCGCCAGCATCGCCGAGGGCGCCGACGCCATCTTCGCGGCGCTCCGCGAGGAGCTGGCGAGGACGCGGTTCACGCTCCCGGCGGAGGCGATCGAGGACATCGAGGCGTCCGCGCGCTCACGGGCCGCGCGTGACGGAACGCGCTCGGCCGTTCTCGCGGCGCGGGTGCAGGGCGCCGAGGGCGCCCTCGACGGGGCGCACGGGCAGCTCGCCAGGCTGCTCGGCGTGGAGCTCGAAGCGATCGAGCGAAGAGAGGCTGGGATCCGATGAGCCGCACGGCGCTCGGCGGACGATTTCGGAGGCTGGCACGCAACGCGTCCTCTCGACGGACGAGTAGCGGCTGAGAGAGGGAAAGGTGGAGCGAAGTGTTTCCTGCATCTACGAACGGAGGAGGGCAGGCGATGGCGATGCCAGACGTCTGCCAAGTTCCCGCGCCGCCGGGGCCGCCGGTACCGACGCCGTTTCCGAACGTCGCCATGCTCAACCAGGCTGACGGCTCGACCTGCTCGGATCGGGTGCGCATCGGTGGCCGAAAGACATGCACGGTTCAAACCGAAGTCTCACGCACGAGCGGTGACGAGGCGGGGACGGCCAAAGGCGTGATGAGCGGAACGAACATGGACAAGGCCGTCTTTCGCTCGGGCGTCAGCAGCGTGAAGGTGGAGGGGCATGACATCGTCACGCACCTCAAGCCGACTGCGCACAACGGGTCGAACGCCAACGCGCCGATGGGTACGCAGGCGGCACCGAGCCAGACGACCGTGATCGTGGGATGAAGCTCGTCCGCGACACGCCGCTGTCAGTCGGTTGGCAGGTGTGGTCGTTCTCGGCCGAGCAGCGTCGAGTGATCGTCACGGTGAAGGCGACCCTCGAACTGACTCGGGAGGGCCTCTGCACGCTGGCCGACGAGCAGGCGCCGGTGACGGGCGACCTGTTCTGGGACGACGACGTGGACCGGACGCTCCGGTACGCGTCGGACCTCGTGCCGGTGAAGCCGCGCGGTGAACTCCTGGTCAGCGGCACGCTTCGCTCACCGGAGCCGGTCCGGGAACTGTCGTGCCGCGCGCGCGTCGGAGACGTGGAGACGCGCTTCAGCGTGGTCGGCGACCGCTGGTGGCGGTCGGATGGCGGCGTGACCGCGCCACAGCCCTTCACGGCGATGGAGCTTTGCTGGGAGCGCTGCTTCGGGGGCCCAGGTCTGTCGGGCAACCCCGTCGGCCGCGGCGTCGCGCCCGACGCGTACGACGTCGAGGGCCGCGTCGCGCTGCCAAACATCGAGCGCGCGGGCCGGCTCATCCGTTCGGCGTCCGAGCGCCCGGAGCCCGCGGGGGCGTGGCCCATCCCGCCGAGCTGGCCAGCGCGCGCTCGTCTGATGGGCGCCTACGATCGAGCGTACGCGCGACAGCGGTGGCCGTACCTCGCGGAGGACTTCGCTTGGCGTTTCTTCCAGGCGGCGCCGCCAGCGCTCCAGCGTGAGGGCTACTGGCGGGGAGACGAGCCGATTGAACTCTCGAACCTCCACCCCATCCATCCCCTTCTGCGTTGCCAGCTGCCTGCGATCAAGCCGCGAGCCTTCCTGCACGATGCGGAGCGATCCGGTGGCCCGCTGCGCGAGGTGGGCCTGGTGCTCGACACAATCGCGATCGATGTCGGTGAGGGCAGGGCGTTCGCCGTCTGGCGCGGCAGCGCGCCGTGCGTGACCGAGTCGCTCGAGGAGATCGAGCACCTGTACGTCACGCACGAGCCGCTCGATCAGGCGCGGAGCGAGGCCGAGTACTGGGAGGCGTTCGTGGCGCGCCTGCGCGCGCTCTGGGAGGAAGAGCAGGCGTTCGCGGCCGAGCCGCGACCCGAGCCGGCTCCGCCGGCTGCCGAGCCGTCGAAGGTTGAGTCGCTACCGGGAGCGCCGCCGAGCGCGGCGGAGCTGCATGCGGAGCGGCGCCGTGAAGCGCTCGAGGCGGGGTGGCCGGAGCCGATCGTCGATCAGCTCTATCCGAGCGAGGTGCCGGAACGGTCCGGCCTCGACGTCGGAGCGGTGAGGGCGCAGCTCGAGGAAGCGCTCCGAGCGGCCGAAGGGCTCGGCTCCCCGCACGTCGCCGAGTCGCTGAGGCGGATGCTCGAGGAGCACGACACGCCGCCCCTCGAGCAGCCGTCTCCTTCGGGACCGACGGCGGAGCCGCCGCCGGACCTCTGGACCGCGCAGGAGAAGCGCGACCTGGCGCGCCGCCGGCTCGGCCAGGGCCAGGCGCTGGCGGGGCTCGACCTCTCGGGCGGCGATCTGACCCTGCTCGACCTGTCGGGTCAGGACCTCCGCGGCGCGCTCTTGATGGGCGCGGACCTCCGCAACACGAGCCTCATCGGCGCGAACATCGCCGGCGCCAACCTCGACGGGGCCAACCTCGAGGGAGCGACCCTGGAGCGTGCGGTGCTCCGCGGAGCGAGCCTCGCGCTGGTGGAAGCATCGGGTGTGAGCTTCCGAGGGGCCGACCTAGAGGAGGCGGTCTTCGAACGCGCGATGCTGCCCGGCGCTGACTTCTCGGGAGTCAATGCGATCGGCGTGACCATCGAGGAGTGCCTCGCGACGCAAGCGATCTTCGAGGGGGCGGTGCTCGAGGAGGCCGAGATGGCGCGCAGCAACTTCGACGAGGCCAACTTCCGCGGCGCGTCGATGACCGACGCGCGGATCGAGGGGGCGAGCCTGCGCAACGCGTGCCTCGATCAGATCGGCGCGCAGGGGCTGCGCGCCTCGGACGGCGCGGACCTGTCGGAGGCGCGGCTGCGCTGGGCGAAGCTGTCGGGGGCGTCGTTCTCCGAGAGCACGCTGATCGGCGCGAAGCTGACCGAGTCGGACCTGACCCGGGCGAGCTTCGCCAAGGCGCGGATGGAGGGCGCGGAGCTGCTCGCGGTTCAGGCGCGCGGCGCGAGCTTCGCCGAGGCGCGGATGAGCGCCAGCTCTCTCGCCGGGGCCGACCTGCTCGGGGCGCGCTTCGAGGGGGCCGAGCTGCGGCTCGCCGACCTGAGCGGCGCGAACCTTTTCCAGGCCGAGGTCTGGCGCGCGGAGCTTTCGGACGTCCGCCTCGACGGCGCGAACATCGAAGGGACGAAGCTCGCGTGACGGTGGACGGCGCCGATCTGACCGAGCTGTCGAGCCGCGCCGCGGTGGAGGCGCGCCTACGCGCGTCCGAGCGCCGCGGCGGTGGACCGAGCCTGCGTGACGTGCTCGTCCGCGGGGTGGACTTCGAGGGGCTGTCGATCCGGGCGGCCGTGCTCTCGCGCGTGCAGCTGGTCCGCTGCCGGCTCGCCGGCGTCGATCTGACCGGTGTGGTCCTGCGTAACGTCGTGATCCGGGGCTGTGATCTGTCCGGCGCGTCGTTCGAGGGCGCCCGCCTCGACTCGGGCGTGCTGCGGTTCGAGGACGAGGGCGAGGGCGACGAGGCGACTGATTGCGCGGGGACCCGCTTCGCGGGCGCGTCGTTCGAGAGCGCGATCTTCGATGGGGTGAGCCTCGCGCGCGCGGACTTCACGGGCGCGTCGCTCGAGAACGCGCGGTGGACGGGATGCGCACTGAGCGAGGCGCGCTTCACCGGAGCGACCCTCGACCTCGCGTCGTTCGAGCGCTGCGAGCTGCGGGGGGCGTCGCTCGACGACGTGTCGCTGTCCATGGTCACGCTCGGATCCTGTGACGCGACCGGCGCTCGCTTCGAGCGGGCGCGGCTCGACGGCGCGAGCCTCGGCGGGTCGCGTTTCTCGGAGGCGTCGATGGCGGGCGCGACGCTCTCGGGCGTCCGCTTCGATGCGGTCGAGGCGATGCCCCGGGCCCTGGCGGGCGCGGACCTGAGCAGAGCGATCCTCGCGGGCCGCGCGATGGTGGGGGCGGACCTGCGCGAAGCGATCCTGGACGGCGCCGACCTGCTCGGCGCGCGGCTCGCGGGCGCTGACCTGACCGCCGCCAGCCTCCGCGGCGTGCGCCTCGAGAGCGCCGACCTGACCGATGCCCGCCTCGACGGCTGCGAGCTTGCGAACTCGCGCGTGGTCAAGGCGTCGCTCCGCGGCGCATCGCTCGTCGAGGCGCGAGGGCAGGGTGTCGATCTGTCGGAGGCGGATCTGCGCGGCGCGGATCTGCGCGGCGCGCGTTTTTCGGGCTCGTTTAGGGAGGCGCGCTTCGGCGCGGCCGTGCTCGACGGCGCGCGATTCGACGGGAGCAGCCTCCGCGGCGTCGAGATCGAGGAGGGCGCCGCGTGGGTCGAGGTCGGCCTCGCGGGCGTCGACCTCGCGGTGACCGACCTGTCCGGCGTGCGGTTCGAGCGGTGCGATCTTCGCGCCGCGAACCTCGCGCGCGCCCGCCTCCGCGGCGCGCGCCTCGACGAGTGCGACCTGTCGGCGGCGCGGCTCGCCGAGGCCGACCTCGCCGGCGCCGACCTGTCCGAGTCGATCCTCAGCGAGGCGGACCTGTCCGACGCGACCCTCGCGGGTGCGCGCCTGGACTACGCCGACCTCCGGGGGGCGACGCTGGCCGCTGCCGACCTGTCTGGGGCGAGCCTGTTCCGAGCCGACCTCCAGGCGCTGGATCTCCGGCAGGTGAAAGTCTCGGCGGAGACCTCGTTCGAGTCGGCGACGATGCGGAGCGCGGATCTGAGCGGCGTCGTCTTCCGAGGCTGCGTGCTCGAGAGCGCCGAGCTCACGGGCGCGCTGCTCGCGGGCGCGGCGCTCGACGAGGTGCGGGGCAAGCAGCTCGAGCTGACCTCGACCGATCTGACGGGCGCGTCGTGGCTCCGCGCCGACCTGCGCGCGGCCGACTTCACGGACGCGGCGATGGAGGACGCGGACCTGCGCGGTGCAGACCTCCGGGGCGCGCAGATGCGGGGAGGGGCCGCGCGCCGCGCACGCTTCGAGCTCTGCGCGATGAGCCGGTGCCAACTCGTCGGGGTCGACCTGCGGGAGACCCGCTTCGATCACGCCGACCTCCGCTACAGCTGGATCGAGGGCTGCCACCTCGGCGCGGCGAGCTTCCGGGACGCGGATCTGAGCGGCAGCAGTCTGGTGGGCTCGACCGAGCAGGGGACGGATTTCGCCGGGGCCGAGCAACGGGACGTCACTCGGGTCGATGAGGCGAAGGCGAGGGCGGAGGCGTTCGAGCCGCCGCGGCGAGGGCCGGCGGCGTGAGTCAGGAGAAGCAAGTGGGTAGAGACTTGATGACCGATGAGCTGCGGCGGGCGCTCGAGGGCGGCGCGCGAGCCGACTCGAGCGCGGGCGCCGTCACGCGCTACGAGGTGCCGAGCGGCGTGGCGATCGAGGAGGACGTCGACGAGCAAGGGGAGGCTCGCGTCGCGCTCCGCGCGCCCGGCGGCGGCGTGCTGCTCGAGCTCCGGCCGAGCGACGGACGGTGCCGGATCCACGCGCCGTCGATCGAGATCGCCGCCTCGAACGAGCTGCGGCTGTCGGGCCGCAGCGTCCGCGTGGAGGCCGAGCGCAGCCTCGTGATGCGCGCGGGCGACACGGCCATCTCGGCGCAGCCCCGCCACCTCGGCCTGCTCGCCGAAGAGATAACAGCCACGAGCCAGCAGACGAACTGGACCACGAAGGGCTTCCGCTTGGTCGGGGACGTCGTGGAGACGAGGGCGCGGCGGCTCGTCCAGCGGGCCGAGGAGATGGAGAGCCGCGCCCGGCTGCTCGTCGAGAAGACGTGGCAGAGCCTGCGCGAGGCCGAGGACCTCGCGCAGACGAAGGCGCAGCGGGTGCGGCTCGTGGCCGAGGACACGCTCCGCGCGTTCGGCCGCCGAACGCTGTTGAAGGCGCGTGAGGACATGAAGCTGCGCGGCGAGCGCATCTACCTCGATTGAGGAAGGGACGGGCGATGAGCAACGACAGCGAGCGGCCGGAGGTGCCCGAGCACGCCGACCCCGAAGACACCCTCGGCGAGGTAGCCGAGCAGGTCGGACAAGGGCTCGACGGCGCGGCGGAGCAGATCCCCGAAGAAGAAGAGGAGGCGCGCGCGGCGATGGAGACGGCGGGCGACGTCGCCAGCGCGGTCTCGAACGTCGTGAAGGCCGCCCAGGCGGCCGAGCAGCTCGGCCAGGCGCTCGAGGCGGGCGACGAGGGGAGGGCGGCCAGCGCGGTCGGGAACCTCGCCGGAGGCGTGCTCGGGACGACCGGGGCGCTCGTCGACGGCGTGGCCGGCGCGATCCCCGAGGAGGCGCGCGAGGGCGTCAACACCGCCGCGTCGGTGCTCCGCGGCGCGGCGGCCGTGAGCCGATCGACCGAGCGCGTCGTCAGCACCTACCAATCGATCGAGCGGGCGGTCAGCGGCCGGCGGTTGTCGTTTCACACCCGGGCGGACGTCGGAGCCCGGCTCCTCGCGGAGCGCGCCTCGGGCACGCAGCGCCTCAGCGGACTGTACCAGTGGCGCGTCTTGGTCGAGGTCGAGCACGAGGGAGGGTTGGACGATGAGGCTTTGAATGACCTGCTCCGCCAGCCCGCGCGCATCAGCCTCAACCGGGACGACAGCGAGGGAGAGGTGTACGGCGTGCTGCGCCAGGTGGAGATGCTCGAGGTCACGGGGCCGCGCGAGACGCACTATGACCTGACGCTCGTCCCCAAGCTCTGGCGCCTGAACCTCGTGAAGCGCTCCCGTGTGTTTCAGAACAAGACGCACGTGGAGGTAGCGCTCGCAGTGTTCGCGGAGCATGGCTTCGACCCGGACACCTACGTCTTCGACCAGACTGAGGAGTCGTACCCGACCCACGAGTACGTCGTGCAGCACAGAGAGACGGACTTCGCGTTCATCTCTCGCCTGCTGGAGCACAACGGGGTCCACTATCGCTTCGAGCAGCACCCTCGCACCGAGGCCATCGTGCTCGGAGACCGAAACGCGTCTTTCGTGCCGGTTCACGAGGAGGACGAGCTGCGCTATCACCCGCACGACTTTGCGCCTGACGACGGCGCCCCACGGGTCTGGGGCCTGCGGCGCATCCGCTCGGCGCGCTACGCGGAGGTTCAACTCCGCGACTACAACTGGCGCGCGCCTCATCAGCCGGTGCGGGCGGTCGAGCCCGTGGACGAGGAGACGGGGTACGGCTTCCTCGACTTGTATGGAGAGCACGTGCCCGACACTGCCGAGGCGACGAGGCTCGCGCGAGTCCGCGCGCAGGAGCAGCAGGTGGCGGCGGAGACCTTCGAGGCCAAGACCTCGCTCCGCGGCGTACGCCCCGGCACCTACTTCGACCTCGTGAACCACCCCCACCCGGACCTGAACCAGCGCTACCTCGTCACCGAGACCTCGGAGACGACCGTCGATGGGCACGCCTACGTGAACACCTTCAAGGCGATCCCGTTCTCGGTGACCTACCGGCCTGCGCGAACGACGCCGTGGCCGCGCATCGACGGCGCCATCAACGCCATCGTGGATGGCGAGGCGCGGAGCACCGCGACGCCGATCGACGAGCAGGGGCGCTACCGAGTCGTCCTGCCTTTCGATGGCGCCGCTAGCGCGGGCGGGAGTGCCTCGAGGTGGGTGCGGCGAGCTCAGCCGTCGGCAGGGGAGGGTTATGGCATGCACTTCCCGCTGCACATCGGCTCCGAGGTCGCCATCGTTCACGTCAACGGCGATCCGGACAGGCCTTTGATCGTTGGCGCGGTGCCGAACGCGGCGACCCAGAGTCCGGTCATTGCCGGCAACGCACCACAGAGCCGCATCCGCACCGGGAGTGGCGTGGTCTTCGAACTCGACGACGATTGCTGAGGAGGGACGCGAGATGACACAGACCGACCAGGAGCAGGACGCCGAGCTCGCCGACCACCAGCATCGCCTCGAACGCCTCGAGCAGGTCTTCCCGACGCCGGAGACGCCCCGCGGCGGCGCGCAACGGGCCCGGCTGCATGTACCAACTCCCGACTCGTTGTTGACGGTCGGCGCGGCCGGGCACGCAACCTCCGAAGGGAGGGCCGAGGGCCCTGGCGGCGTCGCGCTCCATACGGTCGAGAACCTCGGAGCTCAGATTCAGGGTTCGACGATCCTCGACACGGACGGCAACACCATCCTGCACACCGGCGAGGAGGCGCGCGTCCTCGCTGAGGCCGACGCGGCGATCAGCTCGAACGCCAACGTCAAGGTCGGCAGCATCGAGGATGTGGAGATCACCGCTGGGGGCGCGGGCTTCAGGGATCCGGCGTTCACGGTGCGTCCCGCGATGGCCGTGCCCTCTCCGCCCGAGGTGAACACGGCTCGAACCCGAGACAGCATCGGGGCCGTCAAGAACGC
Proteins encoded in this region:
- a CDS encoding serine/threonine-protein kinase, which encodes MSAPAQIGPYPVERKLAEGGFGEVFVAVQPNLRDRRVCIKRIKREILEHEEHGERLLSLFYGEIDLASKLSHPNIVAIIDAGEDRPEGAPEGAPGLPYVVMEYVEGVDAAGLLKMTKPRGLDPRHVAYIVVGAAQALAYAHHEAVIHRDVKPQNILVSGNGLVKLADFGIGKMQREGQYQATRTSSFIGTHSYMAPELLTVLSPEAASDAVTFNHKVDLWALGVTAWELLCGFRPFEDATLGTPPGVGSGTWALINVRADPPRRRSIHEVAPDAPQALRDVIEAMLTPGLRERVATADEVVRRLVEAGLGLPTHRATFVRDLLAKDTVPSMPGARPTPSPKPAPAPSSGASAPTPEAEHGDLSGVRRDETPPHEIPPHATQPLPQGAAARLSEEAAPASPALPSSPERPPSSASQPRRALLAAALGVLAVVALGAGAAAFALGGLFAENDGARERPAAAVAPPEDPSPPAAPAAASDAGASRPDAGSMPSTEVAQPTPEDAGAPARPERPGFISVVVVPLGDVRIDGRPVSVRTPHRVSPGRHRVVATYAGQRRSRVVEVSPGEREQVVIRFN
- a CDS encoding helix-turn-helix transcriptional regulator, translated to MSTTMVDAKESAFYLRTLKHFRARLAELRAMHGLSYRELHERSGVNWRQLVSLESGDGVPNPTLATITRLAEALGVEAWEMLTPAQSGVRQKVPKKTRDAG
- a CDS encoding serine/threonine-protein kinase, with the translated sequence MTNGALPVVEGFVVLDRLADTSTAELFRARRADGGPVVCLKRVRARYCLDEVFVAELAAVGSRAALLRHPNVVRVHGWSQADAGFLVVMELVEGPDLATLLRERGPLEPSVVAHVGASLAKALAYIHHRDGEREPLIHFDVTPHNALVDGSGAVKLSDFGLAKALGTTGAATLTRERGKAGYLAPEQLEPGPVTAAVDLFALGLILWQCLVGTHPYVERCPPRRALERWIPAQLSKNARRSVSEAAPTAPAGLCATIERLLQPVEARTSAPEEVVASLEPHVRSSSAASLGRLASEVVG
- a CDS encoding DUF4150 domain-containing protein, whose amino-acid sequence is MAMPDVCQVPAPPGPPVPTPFPNVAMLNQADGSTCSDRVRIGGRKTCTVQTEVSRTSGDEAGTAKGVMSGTNMDKAVFRSGVSSVKVEGHDIVTHLKPTAHNGSNANAPMGTQAAPSQTTVIVG
- a CDS encoding DUF2169 domain-containing protein, producing the protein MKLVRDTPLSVGWQVWSFSAEQRRVIVTVKATLELTREGLCTLADEQAPVTGDLFWDDDVDRTLRYASDLVPVKPRGELLVSGTLRSPEPVRELSCRARVGDVETRFSVVGDRWWRSDGGVTAPQPFTAMELCWERCFGGPGLSGNPVGRGVAPDAYDVEGRVALPNIERAGRLIRSASERPEPAGAWPIPPSWPARARLMGAYDRAYARQRWPYLAEDFAWRFFQAAPPALQREGYWRGDEPIELSNLHPIHPLLRCQLPAIKPRAFLHDAERSGGPLREVGLVLDTIAIDVGEGRAFAVWRGSAPCVTESLEEIEHLYVTHEPLDQARSEAEYWEAFVARLRALWEEEQAFAAEPRPEPAPPAAEPSKVESLPGAPPSAAELHAERRREALEAGWPEPIVDQLYPSEVPERSGLDVGAVRAQLEEALRAAEGLGSPHVAESLRRMLEEHDTPPLEQPSPSGPTAEPPPDLWTAQEKRDLARRRLGQGQALAGLDLSGGDLTLLDLSGQDLRGALLMGADLRNTSLIGANIAGANLDGANLEGATLERAVLRGASLALVEASGVSFRGADLEEAVFERAMLPGADFSGVNAIGVTIEECLATQAIFEGAVLEEAEMARSNFDEANFRGASMTDARIEGASLRNACLDQIGAQGLRASDGADLSEARLRWAKLSGASFSESTLIGAKLTESDLTRASFAKARMEGAELLAVQARGASFAEARMSASSLAGADLLGARFEGAELRLADLSGANLFQAEVWRAELSDVRLDGANIEGTKLA
- a CDS encoding pentapeptide repeat-containing protein, encoding MTVDGADLTELSSRAAVEARLRASERRGGGPSLRDVLVRGVDFEGLSIRAAVLSRVQLVRCRLAGVDLTGVVLRNVVIRGCDLSGASFEGARLDSGVLRFEDEGEGDEATDCAGTRFAGASFESAIFDGVSLARADFTGASLENARWTGCALSEARFTGATLDLASFERCELRGASLDDVSLSMVTLGSCDATGARFERARLDGASLGGSRFSEASMAGATLSGVRFDAVEAMPRALAGADLSRAILAGRAMVGADLREAILDGADLLGARLAGADLTAASLRGVRLESADLTDARLDGCELANSRVVKASLRGASLVEARGQGVDLSEADLRGADLRGARFSGSFREARFGAAVLDGARFDGSSLRGVEIEEGAAWVEVGLAGVDLAVTDLSGVRFERCDLRAANLARARLRGARLDECDLSAARLAEADLAGADLSESILSEADLSDATLAGARLDYADLRGATLAAADLSGASLFRADLQALDLRQVKVSAETSFESATMRSADLSGVVFRGCVLESAELTGALLAGAALDEVRGKQLELTSTDLTGASWLRADLRAADFTDAAMEDADLRGADLRGAQMRGGAARRARFELCAMSRCQLVGVDLRETRFDHADLRYSWIEGCHLGAASFRDADLSGSSLVGSTEQGTDFAGAEQRDVTRVDEAKARAEAFEPPRRGPAA
- a CDS encoding DUF3540 domain-containing protein; translation: MTDELRRALEGGARADSSAGAVTRYEVPSGVAIEEDVDEQGEARVALRAPGGGVLLELRPSDGRCRIHAPSIEIAASNELRLSGRSVRVEAERSLVMRAGDTAISAQPRHLGLLAEEITATSQQTNWTTKGFRLVGDVVETRARRLVQRAEEMESRARLLVEKTWQSLREAEDLAQTKAQRVRLVAEDTLRAFGRRTLLKAREDMKLRGERIYLD